A DNA window from Helianthus annuus cultivar XRQ/B chromosome 15, HanXRQr2.0-SUNRISE, whole genome shotgun sequence contains the following coding sequences:
- the LOC110911561 gene encoding uncharacterized protein LOC110911561 has translation MGVPLSVQRQLTTLRKLEESTGSNFPGSDHHPTDRKNWISGLNPEKIHLNQIVWPGTHNSATNQIGFFITRPFGECQSRSIYEQLVLGTRLLDVRVNENRNVCHGPLVTYGVDVVINNVKKFISETESEIIILEVRTEFGHSDPPEFENYLKQQLGEYLIHQDDKVFDKTVAEILPKRIICIWKPRNSDPPKLGSPIWSSGYLKDNWINTNFPETKFEGNMKNLSQQPPVSSRKYFYRVENTLTPQGLQGVDIVTNWFHWCKRLFIAQCFLKNIADRLQVFSTDFIDEDFVDACVGLTWARIEGKA, from the coding sequence ATGGGAGTTCCATTGTCTGTCCAACGCCAGTTAACAACTTTACGGAAGCTAGAAGAGAGCACCGGCAGCAACTTTCCGGGCTCCGATCACCACCCAACCGACCGGAAAAACTGGATTTCGGGTCTTAACCCGGAAAAGATCCACCTGAACCAGATTGTCTGGCCCGGAACCCATAATTCTGCCACCAACCAGATCGGGTTCTTTATCACTCGACCATTCGGCGAATGCCAATCTCGGTCCATTTATGAACAACTCGTACTCGGTACCCGACTTCTCGATGTTCGAGTCAACGAAAACCGAAATGTATGCCATGGGCCACTTGTAACGTACGGTGTTGACGTCGTGATCAACAATGTCAAAAAGTTTATTTCGGAAACAGAATCCGAAATAATAATTCTCGAGGTCCGAACCGAATTCGGGCACTCTGACCCGCCCGAATTCGAGAATTATTTAAAGCAACAACTTGGGGAATACTTGATACATCAAGATGACAAAGTATTTGACAAGACAGTTGCTGAGATTCTACCCAAACGAATTATTTGCATCTGGAAGCCTCGAAATTCGGACCCGCCAAAACTGGGTAGCCCGATTTGGAGTTCGGGTTATTTGAAGGATAACTGGATCAACACCAATTTTCCGGAGACGAAATTCGAGGGTAATATGAAGAATCTGAGTCAGCAACCGCCGGTGAGCTCGCGGAAATACTTTTACCGGGTGGAGAATACGTTGACACCACAAGGCCTTCAAGGCGTGGATATTGTTACAAACTGGTTCCATTGGTGTAAGAGGTTGTTCATTGCGCAATGTTTTTTGAAGAATATTGCAGACCGGTTGCAAGTGTTTTCGACGGATTTTATTGATGAGGATTTTGTTGATGCTTGTGTTGGTCTTACTTGGGCTAGGATCGAAGGGAAAGCTTGA